From the genome of Chthoniobacterales bacterium, one region includes:
- a CDS encoding HEAT repeat domain-containing protein, protein MGVRRKPIQLLRRVAEYREHARRRKTHGRLRLRHRPRHRFRNGRPEPFERLHRHALLPAADHQGLQHHRRHAIHLPPEGKQHGPALPAMGPDDRSRMEILGPTFLEIALRVALVLAALSIAALLAIVAVRLGAGRKIKHASRFRHISEPVVTSYLAGRTAKDEAAAQMRKDPEEALALLMELSDRLEPRDRTRLHPLFAGLPQLESEKAALTHRRWEIRLRAAERLGYFGDKSVAPALLDALHDDVLAVRFAAARSLAGLGDPAHVEPVLLAFDVPGEMNQRRVAEIVRDFGPETAGALLEILRGNGEKYSDSVLNTAVRVLGMLRAREAVGPVASLLKSPEFRVRLNAVRTLGLLGDRTVIPDIAALANDPSWEVRNMVVQALGKLRASQCIPALTAALADGAWWVRYSAASALHSLGDHGLDALRDAMNKSTDRYARDISRQMLEEQRVLETKEARP, encoded by the coding sequence ATGGGGGTTCGGCGAAAACCAATACAACTACTACGGCGGGTCGCTGAATATCGCGAACATGCCCGGCGGCGGAAAACTCACGGTCGGCTTCGCCTACGGCACCGACCCCGACATCGATTTCGGAACGGCCGACCCGAGCCTTTCGAACGCCTACATAGGCACGCTCTTTTACCAGCAGCCGATCACCAAGGACTTCAGCATCATCGCCGGCACGCAATACATCTACCGCCTGAAGGAAAACAACACGGGCCAGCTCTACCAGCAATGGGTCCCGACGATAGGAGCCGTATGGAAATTCTAGGTCCAACATTCCTCGAAATCGCCCTGCGCGTCGCGCTCGTGCTCGCCGCACTGAGCATTGCCGCCCTGCTTGCCATCGTCGCCGTCAGGCTCGGGGCGGGCAGAAAAATCAAACACGCGTCCCGCTTCCGCCACATTTCGGAACCCGTGGTCACCAGTTACCTCGCAGGCCGCACGGCCAAGGACGAGGCCGCGGCACAAATGCGCAAGGATCCGGAGGAAGCTCTCGCGCTTCTGATGGAACTCTCCGACCGCCTCGAACCCAGGGATCGCACGCGTCTTCACCCGTTGTTCGCGGGACTGCCGCAGCTGGAATCGGAGAAAGCCGCACTCACGCACCGCCGCTGGGAGATCCGCCTGCGGGCCGCCGAACGCCTCGGATACTTCGGGGACAAGAGCGTGGCACCCGCGCTGCTGGACGCCCTGCACGACGATGTTCTTGCCGTGCGGTTCGCCGCCGCGCGCTCCCTCGCCGGCCTCGGTGACCCCGCACACGTCGAACCGGTGCTTCTGGCCTTCGATGTGCCGGGCGAAATGAACCAGCGGCGCGTCGCCGAGATCGTGCGCGACTTCGGTCCGGAGACAGCGGGCGCCTTGCTCGAAATTTTGCGCGGCAACGGGGAAAAATATTCCGACAGTGTCCTCAATACCGCGGTGCGGGTCCTCGGGATGCTGCGCGCCCGCGAGGCCGTCGGCCCCGTGGCCTCGCTACTCAAGAGTCCGGAATTCCGCGTGCGCCTCAATGCGGTGAGGACACTGGGACTGCTCGGCGACCGCACAGTCATCCCGGACATCGCCGCCCTTGCCAACGACCCGTCCTGGGAAGTCCGCAACATGGTGGTGCAGGCACTCGGCAAACTGCGGGCCTCGCAATGCATCCCCGCGCTCACCGCGGCTCTGGCCGACGGGGCGTGGTGGGTCCGTTACTCCGCGGCCTCGGCCCTCCATTCGCTCGGCGACCACGGACTCGACGCCCTGCGCGACGCCATGAACAAATCAACCGACCGCTACGCCCGCGACATCAGCCGTCAAATGCTCGAGGAGCAGCGCGTTCTTGAAACCAAGGAGGCCCGGCCATGA
- a CDS encoding NAD-dependent epimerase/dehydratase family protein translates to MNILVTGGAGFIGSHVAEFHLGRGDSVSVVDDLTTGSEANVAIFRDNARYRFAQADILTWPDLDKEVAAADRIYHMAAVVGMFRVLKEPVRVTEVNVCGTERLLRAAARAGHKPQTVIASSSSVYGHCQTTELREDAELVFVPHKGGLTGYALGKLMNEVQARAYRRQHELPVVIARLFNAVGPRQTGNYGFVLPRFVKQALAGKPLTVFGDGTQTRSFCDVRDTVAALDMLAGNPADWGEPVNVGNTREISILDLAEMVIERAGSSSKIEFIPFDRAYGEHFEHITQRRPVEEKLESLTGFHPKWSLEKTVDDLIARNRNQPASEERLS, encoded by the coding sequence ATGAATATTCTCGTCACAGGAGGTGCGGGATTCATCGGTTCGCATGTTGCGGAATTTCATCTCGGCCGCGGCGACAGCGTTTCGGTCGTCGATGACTTGACCACGGGCAGCGAAGCAAATGTCGCCATTTTCCGGGACAACGCGCGCTATCGCTTCGCGCAAGCCGACATCCTGACTTGGCCCGACCTGGACAAAGAAGTCGCGGCGGCCGACCGCATTTACCACATGGCCGCCGTGGTCGGCATGTTCCGCGTTCTCAAAGAGCCGGTTCGCGTCACCGAAGTGAACGTCTGCGGCACGGAGCGCCTGCTGCGGGCCGCCGCAAGGGCCGGCCACAAACCGCAAACTGTCATCGCGTCGAGTTCGTCGGTTTACGGCCATTGCCAAACCACGGAGCTTCGGGAAGACGCGGAGCTTGTCTTCGTGCCGCACAAGGGAGGACTCACCGGGTATGCCCTGGGAAAACTGATGAACGAAGTGCAGGCCCGCGCCTACCGCCGGCAGCACGAATTGCCGGTTGTCATAGCGCGCCTGTTCAACGCCGTCGGCCCGCGCCAGACGGGAAACTACGGCTTTGTTCTCCCGCGCTTCGTCAAGCAGGCGCTGGCCGGCAAACCGTTGACGGTTTTCGGCGACGGGACGCAAACCCGGTCGTTCTGCGACGTGCGGGACACGGTCGCCGCGCTCGACATGCTCGCGGGAAATCCGGCCGACTGGGGAGAGCCGGTCAACGTGGGCAACACGCGTGAGATCAGCATTCTCGATCTGGCAGAAATGGTGATCGAACGCGCGGGCAGCAGCTCCAAGATCGAATTCATTCCGTTCGACCGTGCCTACGGGGAGCACTTCGAACACATCACCCAGCGACGCCCGGTGGAGGAAAAACTCGAAAGCCTCACGGGATTCCACCCGAAATGGTCTTTGGAAAAGACGGTGGACGACTTGATCGCGCGCAACCGCAACCAGCCGGCTTCGGAGGAACGACTTTCATGA